The sequence below is a genomic window from Anoplolepis gracilipes chromosome 9, ASM4749672v1, whole genome shotgun sequence.
TCGCTTTGTAAAAGCAGGTAGTTTGCGGATACAACGCCATCACCGTGGAATTTTTCGGGAATAGGGCGTGCGGATCGGTCTCGGGATTCGCTCTCATTAAGGGCAATGGTACCACTCGTCTCCGCGACAATGTATGACGGGGTTTTTGCTCTTCATCGATATCGTCCACTTCGTACTTGTTTGTCGCGGGATTAAATTGTACAACTTCGGCTAGTATCCAATTCTCTCCTTCCTCGTTGCCCTTCACTAGGGCGGCTACCATGTCACCCATTTTTGCGATGTATGTCGGCTCGGCTGGTATCGCACCACACAACGGTGGCGGTTTGGCACCTGGCGTTTTTCCCACATAGAGAGGTAGAGTCTGCGCGGTACTCTGTAACATCTTCATCAGTGCTCCGCGTCTAATGGTTTCCTTGTTACCGGCGTTACGGGCCTGTATGCGTCGTTCGTTTCGTATGGTGCGTATCTCGTTGATCTTACTGAGAGCCTTACGCAGGATTTCCTCTTCTTGTTGAGCGTCGGTCATCGCGGCGTTGTACAAGTTCTTCAGCTTTTGTTGGTAGTAAGGGGAA
It includes:
- the Sgf29 gene encoding SAGA-associated factor 29; this translates as MPFTADAAASQIQERLKNIYNLVHDIESQRIRSEHNLNNIMKTHDKVTPDDKVSPYYQQKLKNLYNAAMTDAQQEEEILRKALSKINEIRTIRNERRIQARNAGNKETIRRGALMKMLQSTAQTLPLYVGKTPGAKPPPLCGAIPAEPTYIAKMGDMVAALVKGNEEGENWILAEVVQFNPATNKYEVDDIDEEQKPRHTLSRRRVVPLPLMRANPETDPHALFPKNSTVMALYPQTTCFYKAIVKHLPTTATEEYEILFEDAAYTTGYSPPLNVAQRYVISIKESKKNKSQC